The stretch of DNA caggctgccctcaaacttacagagatctacctgctctGTCTTTGAGTGCTGGGCTATACAGCTACCCTGCCTGGCTATTTCCTCATCATTAAAGCAGGAGTCGAGTAGCCTCCTTTGAGAGTGTCTCCAGctgttatgttttatgttttgtgcTTCTTTAGTATAACCATGGCGTGCAAGTTCATCTCGTGGGACCCCTCATGTCCCCAAAGGAACTGGCCTCTGCCTCAATCCGTGGCTTCCAGACAAGAGGCCTGAAGAGAGAGGGTTCTCCATGCATGGGGACTAGTGTCTAGGTAGAGTTGGGGCTGGGTTTACTTGGACCTAGACTCACTTTGCCTGTGTGAACTGTGGTTTATCTATGGAGTGAGGTGTGAGAATATTGCACAGGCCTCCTGGGGAGGTCCCCACTACAGTCTCACTGTTTCGTTCACTTGTTCCAACACACTGTGGTCAGAATGATTGTtttgttgaggcaggatctcccTGCGTAGCCtcaaatttgtgatcctcctgtctcaggtaTGATTACAGATTAGAGCTCCACTAAGCCTGACCAGAGTGACTGACcaattgattgatttttgagaaagttttaaattcaggcttactatgtagctaaggataactACATAATTcttaacttctgatccttctttctctacctgagagcaggcatgtgctaccatgcttagtgtatgtggtgctggggatgaacccaggacttcatgtgTGTTAGGCTAGCACTTTATGTCTGGGTTACATCCCCAACTGCAGAGTAATCTTTCTAACCTGAGACCCTAAGCTTgttctgcttctgcttaaaatCCTTCAAGGTATGAAGATCAAACTGTGACATAGAATGGGAAACCTTTGCCTACCAGGAACCCATTACTTCTCCATCCCTGTCCATGGCCAAGTCATGTGGAACCATGCATATACCCCTAAAGGGGAAGTACTGtcatggttttgttgttggggatcaaacccaagaccACACAAAGATAGGCAAGGGCTTGATCGACAGGCTACATCTCTACCCTACTCTTGCCTGTCTTCCTCATCTGACTAAATCAtgtacaattcccagcaaccacatagcggctcacaaccatctatcccAGGATCTAAAGCTCTCTTCTGATATCCTggcatacatacagatagagcactcatatacataaaataaataaataaataatctttttaaaaatattttttgcttatttgagtttgtttattttacaattAAAACAGCACATCCTTTTCTGGGTATTATAAtctacacctataatcctagatcccagaaggctgaggccagaggatcataggttcaaatccagcctgggtAAGACCCtgctgtcttgaaaacaaacaaacaaacaaacaaacaaacaaacaatgtttgAATGCTTTCAGCTCAATGGTGGAGAGATTGCCAAGCATTCTTGAGGCTCTGGTTCAATTTCACCACCATACACCCTCAAAGAattgtttataatatatttttagaattataTATTAGGGGCTGGGGATATAAGTTCAGGGTACTCACCTTGCATGCATGGTGCCTTGGCTTCAGTCtctagccacacacacacatacacacacacagattttcttttaaactgttatttatttatttagttttggagacagggaCTGTAACcctctatgtagaccaaacttgttttgaactcacagagatctgcctgtttctgcttcagGAGTGTTAGAATTAAAGCTGTGTATTACCTCCCCTGGGGCTGGATAATCATGAGTTCGAGGCTACCCTGGGTTTCATAGTTAGATCTTGtctaaacacacgcacacacgtacacatacatacatacatacatatctaatatatacacaatacatacatacacacatacataccctgtctaaatacatacatgcatacatgcatacatgcatacagacaaacATGGTAAAGGGAAAAGACTAGAAGGAAACTCCAGATGTTAACAATGGCTGTCTTGTACTAAAAGAATTATAGGTAAGTGATTATTCCTTATATTTTGCAGTTTCTCTCGAGCTTTATGACTTGGTCCTGGGATGTATAGCTCAGAGGTAAAACACTTGTCTCACAtgccagagggcctgggtttgatccctttCACTGGGGGGGATTTATAGACAGAACAAAAGTGAATAGGAAGTAAGGCCAAGGTCAAAGGCCTTTTTGCCTTCAGAAGAGATGAGCGAAAGGAGAGTCGGACACAATGACAGCTCCCTCCTTCACTGTGCATTTACTCTCAGCCCACACGTGCTTTAGTCATGGGCTTCCTCTCTCCAGTGCTGTATCCTCCCCTGCATCGGCTCACCACTGGGATTTCCTGTCTGCCCGTCTGTTCATAGGGCCACATTGTCCACAACTGGAAGGCACGATGGTTCATCCTTCGGCAGAACACACTCCTGTATTACAAGCTAGAGGGTGGCCGGCGAGTGACCCCGCCCAAGGGGAGGATCGTCCTCGATGGCTGCACCATCACCTGCCCCTGCCTGGAGTATGAAAACCGGCCGGTATGTGAGCATCCTGATGCGTGGTCCCCTGTACCAGCCACCTTGCCCTTTTGTTATCATTGAAtgatctgggttcaaatcctggctgTCCCATGAACCGGGGCAAGTAGTTAAACAGAGGCAACAGGTGGCTTAGCTATTAAAAGCATTTCCTCTCCTGCTCTTGCGGTAGTCTGGTTGCCAGCACTCATATCAGGCAGCTCGCAactgctgtaactccagttccagggaatctggtgccctctggcctctataaGCACCTACAAGTATGtggtgcacacaaacacaccacacacacacacagagagagagagagagagagagagagagagagagagagagagagagagagagagagagagagagagagtgttgtcTACTTCAAGTACGGCCTCAGGAATAGGGATCCCGGGAGTGAAGACTATCAATGTAGCTAGTAAGGGAATACTCACTGAAGTTGTGATGGGAGATTGTCTGGGACGAGATGAGGTAGGCCATGGGGAGCCACTGAAGGTTTTGAGTGAGAGTGGATTGCTGAAAAGTGTTTTTAGATGTCCGGCAtagtagctcacacctgtaatcccaacactcaggaggctgaggaaggaggagtgCCAGAGTTCAGGATGTGAAGGGCGGCCTAGATAAcatcacagtttcagaggttcagtccattatcatcatggcagagagcatgacagcacacaggcagacatggtgctggagaaggagctgagggttctacatctggatctgcatcAGCAGGACCTAAGAGACTTTAGCACtggtttctgaaacctcaaagcccacgccagtgacacacttcctttaagaCCACACCTgctaattctttcaaatagtgccactccctggtgaccaaatACTCAAttctataagcctatgggggacattcttattcaaagcagCACACCACTTATCAAGAGTCTGTGAAGTGTCAGAGGAACCATTGAAGAGTGGTGAGCGTAAGCCGAGATGACTTCACATCCTCTCCCCCTTAGAATCTTAAGACTGAGTGCACagtaggcatggtggtgcacacttttaattccagtcagtgctcaggaggcagaggcaggcagatcaaggccagcgtggtttacaaagcaagttctgggacagccagacctacacagaccttatctcaaaaacccaaacaagcaaAGGACCTCACTCTCCAAAAGACTGAATACAACATCTAAGCACATATAGATGGCTTGTGTTTGTTGAATCAATCTTGAACAAAGGTGAAAGATTGACAGATGTGTCAGATGGTTTTAAAGAGGAAATCCTGGTTTCCTCAGTGGTACTCTGGGTATCATTGAATgaagcctcaaactcacaggctACATTCTAGACCTGTTGCCCCTTAATACTTATTACAGTGAATGGGGAACATGGGTACCATGGAGATGAGAAAGATTAGGTTTCAGTTTCCAAATGGGAAACAGGCTAAGTTCCTGGAGTTGTTAATTTTCATGTTAATTTCACATGAAGTTTTACATGAAATAACCAACACTGTAGTGTTTCTCTAGGAACAAgtcataaagagagaaagagacagacagagagagagagagagagagagagagagacagagcgagagacagagaatgtgtgtgtgtgtgtgctattgaGGTGTTTGGTGTTCACTTGGCCTTTCTAGTCTCTCCTGAAACTAAATGAAATTAAACTGGTCAACTGCAGCTTGACAGAAACAAATTCAAGCCAACCTTCCACTGATGCTGGCAAGTGAATGCTAACTTAGTGAAATGTCTTCACGATGTCCCTTGAGACAGTGAGTCAGCCATGCCTTATTCCCCCGTATTTAGTATTAATTTAAATGAAGGCTATTAAGTTCGAAAGCAAAACAAGCACGCTGTGAATATGCTGGTGACCACAGTTCGACTTGACATGTCTAAGAGAGGCTCCTGGCTTTGATCCCTATCACTGAGACAGTGGGCCTGATCTACTTCTTCCACAGTTGCTTTCAGGGCCCCCAGGTGTCCAGTTAGAGGATACAAACACGGCCCATAGTACAAAGACTGTCTGCCGATTCCACCAAGTATGAGTCCACCATGTCAGTAGCTGCTCACGGCCCTTGTACTCTTAGGTACAGCAATGTAGTACCTCTGTCTCCACCTAGTCCTGTAGCAGAATCTTCCATCTTGGGTGAGGATCCATCCTCCGAGGATGCTGACCGAGGGCAGAGCATGGATCAGAGGGCCAACCGTTTGGGAAGGAGCTGAAGCCACATGGAGGATGAATGAAAGACTTGGAGATACTTAAACTGTGGTCAGAAGTGAGGCTGTGGTTCTGGAAGGAGGAGCCAGAGCCACAATGCTGGGGTGTACTCTACAGTACTCTGTGTAGAAGGGAAAGACAGCTTTAGGAGGCCATGAGCCTTGGATGTCTTGGATGTACCCAAATCAATATGTTCAGCCCGACTTGCTGAGTGTGAGCAGAGGCTGGACACTAGGCCTCCCTGGATGCATGGCCTCCTGGGTTCTTGCCGGTCCTGTCATTTCTGCTGCCAGCATTCTCTTGACCGATTCTCCCCCGAGTATTGATCGGTCTGTCTGGTTGTCTCTTCTTACAGCTCCTCATTAAACTAAAGACCCGAACTTCCACTGAGTACTTCCTGGAAGCCTGTTCTCGAGAGGAAAGAGACTCCTGGGCCTTTGAGATAACAGGGGCTATCCATGCAGGGCAGCCAGGGAAGATCCAGCAACTCCACATCCTGAAGAACTCCTTCAAGCTGCCCCCACACATCAGCCTGCAGTGAGTGCTCCacctgcctgtccctgcctctgcctggactCCCTGCTGTCTTTCTTGCCTATTTATTGTGGAGGGGGACCCTATAGTGCTGCCTAGGCCTGGCTATTCAACCCTTGTGCTTCAGGGTCAGCCGTTTTCTCTGTTCTGGTTATGCTGTGTTGACtggctggaacttgctttgtgtAGCTCTTCTCTCCTGTTTAACCTCTTAGGACCTCTACCAAGTCATTTTACCTCAGTTCCACTTTAGGTAGAATGCTTGGCACTATGGTCAGGTCTCGTTTGCAGCTCAGTGTCAGGTAGCAGTCACCTGTTTAGTGAGATCCCTCATTCAACTGTCCAAGAAATCACTGAGTCACCTCACGATATGTACAAATATTATGTATCaacttcaaaaggaaaaaaaaggggacAGTTACTGAGTGCTTGTTGAATGGCATGCATTGTGCCAAGTGCCCGGCAGAGGTAAATGAGAGTTAACCAAGTCTCCAGGGCCTTCCACCCCAAGATATACATAGAGATCTTTCAGTGGCGGCAGCAACTGTCACATCAGGTAGAGGGAAGCCAGATGATACTGTCTGTCCCACAGAGATGTCTGAAAGGTGTTTCCCTCACGAAAATATAACCTCTCAGGTAGCCACACTATTACCCCCATCATGGAGGGGGTGTGAGTCGACTCCTGGACTCAGAAAACTCCACCCCAGCCTCTGAAGTCTAGTCTGGCTGGGCCCCGTCTGCGGGTCTACATCCCCGCTAAGCCAGGGTGAGTGCAGGGAGGAGCGGTTGATAAGGTGGATTACAGAAGGGGTGATGCAGAGGGGGCGCTGAAGAAGTCCAGACAAAATGCAGCAAATCATAGGGAGCCACGTGGGTTACTGCAGTTACTGCACGCTCTGTGTTTTAAACCGTCACAGTTGTTTAGTCTGATGTCCACAGTCATAGTTGCCTAGTGTGGAAATATTCTAACACTTAGATGACCAAGAAGAGAGGAGTCTCTGAAAACCCTGTGCATTGGATTTTGATTGTGTCACAAAAGCCTGTCTCTGTGTTGTGTGTCATACCATTTGTCCCTTGCTTTAGATCATGAACTGTAACTGACAGGGTGACCAGGCTCCTTTCTTTGCCTTCCTTCTATGTAGTCGAATTGTGGACAAGATGCATGACACCAGCAGCGGAATCCGGCCGAGTCCCAACATGGAGCAGGGAAGCACCTACAAAAAGACCTTCCTGGGTGAGCCTGCCTGTCCCGTGACCGGGTTGGAGACCTGGGTCGTAGTGCCTGGAGCTCATCCAAGCAGCTTATAATGGGGACGGAGCTGTCTGCTAAGAAATGGGATGGCCTGTGAGGACCACCTGTGGCTATGGCGACAGCTCTGTGCATTGGGTGTCACCATCAGGCTGCTCTGAGGTAGAACCTGAGGCCTCTTGGGAAGTCAGCATCAATAAGGTAGTTGATTAAGCCCCTGAGTAGTCTAGTCAGCCCACGGCCTGACAGGTGTTTGTCCTTGTGCTCGCACAGGCTCCTCTCTGGTGGACTGGCTCATCTCCAACAGCTTTGCAGCCAGCCGTCTGGAGGCAGTGACCCTGGCCTCCATGCTTATGGAAGAGAACTTCCTCAGGCCAGTAGGGGTCCGAAGCATGGGAGCTATTCGCTCTGGGGATCTGGCCGAGCAGTTTCTGGATGATTCCACAGCCCTATACACTTTTGTAAGTTAGAAGTTGGGTTCCTCTTGGCGTtcggggagagagaaggaagtggtCGGAGTAGCAGCCATAGGGAAGGCCCAGGGTATGGGGAACAGCTACCTCAAGGGGACAAGTGACTTCTGTGTTGACCAATTTTCTGCCTTTGCAACTCCTATGCCCTGGGCCTGGGGTTCTTTTGTAACAAGTCCTCGCTTTCCCGTCCCACTAGGCTGAAAGCTACAAGAAGAAGGTAAACCCCAAGGAAGAGATCAGCCTCAGCACAATGGAGTTAAGTGGCACAGTGGTCAAACAAGGCTACCTATCCAAGCAGGTATGACTCTTTGAGCAGGAGGAGATGCTTGAATCATACTTGTAGGAGACAGGAATGAGCCCAGAGGGAGGCAGGGGCTGAGGATGCTGGGTATTCTTTACTAGTGGGATCCACAGAAACAGAACCTCCCCTTCTCAGCCACAAGAAGCAGGACAAAGACCTGTACATTCACACATACCAGACCCCAagaattgttttgaaaaaaaaaaaatatatatatatatatatatatatatatatatatatatatatatacatatacataagtaatTGTTACATCgtctttgtttgggttttatttctgtgaagagacccattaccatgaccatggcatctcctttggtttgtttttgcttttgttttctgagacagggtttctctgtgtagtcctggctgtcttggaagtcactctgtagatcaggctggtctcaaactcagagatctagaCCATGGCAGCTCTTAAAAGGAAAAAGTTTGATGGGGGCTaacctacagtttcagaggttcagtccattatcatggcaggaagaatggcagcgtccaggcaggcatggtgctggaggaagagctgagagttccacatcttgatctgcaggcagcagaaggggactgtaccacactgggcatagcttgagcacaggagaccttaAAGCCTGCCCCATCagagacacttcctccaacaaggccacactactCCAAGGCCACATTCCCTAATGCCACTTTCTATGggtcaaacattcaaatacatgcgTCTCTGTgggtcatacctattcaaaccaccatatgcATTAAGAAGCAACGTCTATATTATTGCCTGATTTTACATTTGTCACCTTCCTGATAAGCATAGCGATCCATCTGCTCTTAAGTTATTACTTACCATAGAAGGAATGCTTCACCCCAAAGgtcctgctgctgctgggctTGACAGCAACACTAACTGAGGGAAGAAATGAGAGCCTACATGAGTGGATCAGGGGATGAGAGAGGCTCTAAACGCTAAGGAAGTTTCATGATCTTGGGCGTGAGTTCAGAGAAAGCTTCTTTCTcgctctctgtcacacacacacacacacacacacacacacacacacacacacacagagcttaatACCTTCTATTTACACTTTATTGTATACTGTATCATAGactataattgatttttttctgatataaaatGTTACATTGATTTCCTCTGTGCATACATGTAaagtacacaaatatacatgtagcTACAGAGTTGTTTTTGGACCAAGTTGATCCTTAAAATGTTGGTGACCTTGGTGATGTGCTGTGGCCTGTGAACTTCTGGTTCACTtgctctgtcctcctcctcctttaaaattaaaatttatttaatatcattatttacatttttttgtgtgtgcatgggtgttttgtctgcatacatTTGTATGCGGTGCCtacagataccagaagagggaattggatcttctggaactggagttatagatggttggttgtgagccaccatgtggatgctgggaactgaacctgagccttcttcaagagcagcaaatgctcttaactgttgagccatctctctagccccgtccccatttttattattgttgatcagtggtggggattgaacctgggatCTTGTGCTTGCTGGCCTCACAACCTTACTGCTCAGCCATAGCCTCGGCCCCttagt from Arvicanthis niloticus isolate mArvNil1 chromosome 23, mArvNil1.pat.X, whole genome shotgun sequence encodes:
- the Plek2 gene encoding pleckstrin-2 isoform X2, which encodes MYSSEGHIVHNWKARWFILRQNTLLYYKLEGGRRVTPPKGRIVLDGCTITCPCLEYENRPLLIKLKTRTSTEYFLEACSREERDSWAFEITGAIHAGQPGKIQQLHILKNSFKLPPHISLHRIVDKMHDTSSGIRPSPNMEQGSTYKKTFLGSSLVDWLISNSFAASRLEAVTLASMLMEENFLRPVGVRSMGAIRSGDLAEQFLDDSTALYTFAESYKKKVNPKEEISLSTMELSGTVVKQGYLSKQGHKRKNWKVRRFVLRKDPAFLHYYDPSKEDNRPVGGFSLRGSLVSALEDNGVPTGVKGNVQGNLFKVITRDDTHYYIQASSKAERAEWIEAIKKLT
- the Plek2 gene encoding pleckstrin-2 isoform X1, coding for MEDGVLKEGFLVKRGHIVHNWKARWFILRQNTLLYYKLEGGRRVTPPKGRIVLDGCTITCPCLEYENRPLLIKLKTRTSTEYFLEACSREERDSWAFEITGAIHAGQPGKIQQLHILKNSFKLPPHISLHRIVDKMHDTSSGIRPSPNMEQGSTYKKTFLGSSLVDWLISNSFAASRLEAVTLASMLMEENFLRPVGVRSMGAIRSGDLAEQFLDDSTALYTFAESYKKKVNPKEEISLSTMELSGTVVKQGYLSKQGHKRKNWKVRRFVLRKDPAFLHYYDPSKEDNRPVGGFSLRGSLVSALEDNGVPTGVKGNVQGNLFKVITRDDTHYYIQASSKAERAEWIEAIKKLT